The following coding sequences lie in one Arachis ipaensis cultivar K30076 chromosome B03, Araip1.1, whole genome shotgun sequence genomic window:
- the LOC107630292 gene encoding protein SYM1, whose product MMLKAWKWYQNCLSVHPVKTQVISSGVLWAVGDVTAQYITHSAAKKRLQLSATDEEPKFVINWNRVAVTSMFGFGFVGPVGHFWYEGLDKFIRLKLHLMPKSARAVATKVAMDGIIFGPIHLFVFFTYIGLCSGKTIPQVKEDLKNNFFPALIVEGGVWPFVQVFNFRYVPVKYQLLYVNLFCLLDSAFLSWLEQQKDAPWKQWFKPFHSSREKRSQ is encoded by the exons ATGATGCTGAAGGCGTGGAAATGGTACCAGAATTGCCTTTCTGTTCATCCCGTCAAGACCCAGGTCATCAGCTCCGGCGTCCTCTGGGCTGTTGGTGACGTCACTGCTCAATACATTACTCACTCCGCCGCCAAGAAGCGTCTTCAACTCTCTGCCACG GATGAAGAACCTAAATTTGTTATAAACTGGAACCGCGTTGCTGTTACAAGTATGTTTGGATTCGGTTTCGTTGGACCTGTTGGCCACTTCTG GTATGAGGGTTTGGACAAATTCATAAGACTTAAGCTTCACCTTATGCCAAAGTCTGCGCGAGCTGTAGCCACGAAAGTAGCAATGGATGGCATCATATTTGGTCCGATCCATTTGTTTGTGTTCTTTACTTACATAGGATTATGCTCAGGCAAGACTATTCCTCAGGTGAAGGAAGACTTGAAGAACAACTTTTTCCCAGCTTTGATTGTAGAAGGTGGTGTGTGGCCATTTGTGCAGGTCTTCAATTTCCGGTATGTTCCTGTGAAGTACCAGCTTCTCTATGTGAACTTGTTCTGCCTGCTGGATAGTGCTTTCCTCTCTTGGTTGGAGCAACAGAAGGATGCACCTTGGAAACAGTGGTTTAAACCATTTCATTCTTCCCGTGAAAAAAGAAGCCAATAA